Part of the Ficedula albicollis isolate OC2 chromosome 24, FicAlb1.5, whole genome shotgun sequence genome is shown below.
agcagagccaaggctttgacagccctgtgccctggctgggatccagcagggagggcagggccTGCTCCAGGGCTGTAACCTTGATCTGGGTCACAGCCACGGCTTTATGTTCAAACCTCCAGCAGGAAACTTCTTGGCCGTTTATGTTCAAACCTCCGGCAGGAAACTTCTTAGCCGAGTGACCCTGGACTGATTCTGTCCCAAACAGGCCCAGGGGATCCTGCTGGCAAGTGCAcaccttccctgtgccagggctgaggctgGCACAGACTCATCTCATGCATGGACACTGCAGCCCACGGGTGCCCCCTGTGCTGTTTGGAACCAGGCTCGGGGCTGCTACCAagccctgtccatcccctgcACGGTGCCTGCCCTGTCCTGACTCCTGAAGCCCATCCCatcactccatcccttgtcctAGATTCCCCTCCAACTCTCCCagagcccctttaggcactggaaggggctccaaggtctcctcctccttctctttcccaagctggacactcccagctctcccagcctggctgcagagcagagctgctgcaccccctgagcatccctgtgccctcctctgGGACTgaggcagggttagatgggataacagggagaaattcctccctgtgaaggtggcgaggccctggcacagggtgcccagagaagctgtggctgccccatccctggaagtgtccagggccgTGTTGGACGGGGCGTGCATCAATCTGGGATATGGGAAGGTGTCCCTCCACCATGAGCTTTTCCTCTCACCGAGTGGTCAGGCAGATCCACTTCCATAAGGAGATAGTGAATTACCTCGATAGCCTTCACTCCGCAGcttaaaaactgcaaaaaccGATGTCGCGCGTGGAGGAGCGAACGGCCCGGGCTGACGGGAGCTACTGGCCCTTTAAATCGCCTCCCGTGGGCGTGCCCAAGCTCGCGGCCCCGCTGTTGGCCGCGCCCCCGCCGCGCCCCCGCCGCATCCTGCGAACCGGCCAATGGGAGCCGCGCCCGGGCGGAGCCCCCGCCGCTGATTGGCCGCAGCTCCGcccggcggcggggggggggggggggggggggggggggggggggggggggggggggggggggggggggggggggggggggggggggggggggggggggggggggggggggggggggggggggggggggggggggggggggggggggggggggggggggggggggggggggggggggggggggggggggggggggggggggggggggggggggggggggggggggggggggggggggggggggggggggggggggggggggggggggggggggggggggggggggggggggggggggggggggggggggggggggggggggggggggggggggggggggggggggggggggggggggggggggggggggggggggggggggggggggggggggggggggggggggggggggggggggggggggggggggggggggggggggggggggggggggggggggggggggggggggggggggggggggggggggggggggggggggggggggggggggggggggggggggggggggggggggggggggggggggggggggggggggggggggggggggggggggggggggggggggggggggggggggggggggggggggggggggggggggggggggggggggggggggggggggggggggggggggggggggggggggggggggggggggggggggggggggggggggggggggggggggggcgtgcGGGCCGCCGGGCACCTGGCGTCGCACCTGGCGCTGCGGGGCCGGGAGCTGGCGCAGCGCGGGCTGGGCGCCGTGCTGGGCTGCGGGCAGGCGCTGGGCCGGCAGCTGTGCGAGGCGCTGGCCATCGGCACCAGCCTGCTGATGTACCTGGTCAACAGCCTGGTGAACGTGTGCCTCATCGGCACGCAGAACCTCTTCACGCTGCTCGCCGCGCTCTGGGACTCGCTGGTGGGGCCCGTGGTTCGGGCCACTGACCTGCTGGCCGCCTTCCTGGCGCACGTGTCCAGCGGTGCCATCGCCGTGTCCATCCTGCTGTGGTCGCCCTGCCAGATGGCCTTCGAGCTGCTCTGCTCCGCCGCCGACCTCTTCATCAGCGTCTTCTTCGTCAACGTGTACGGCCTgggcctgctgctgctcatcgTGGCGGTCAGCGCCGTCCTGTTCAACCCCGGGCTGCTGTGGACGCTGACGGGAGACCTGCTGGGCTACTTCCACTCGCTGCCCTCCTTCCGCCGCCTGCAGCGCGACCTGTGGCGCCTCTACCAGGTGGCCGTGCTGACCCTGGGCGTGGCCATGACCTCGCAGCCCTGGCGCAGGCTGGTGGACTGGATCCTGCAGGTGACCGACTGGAGCCTGCAGGTGACCAACTGGAGCCGGGGGGGCAGGATGGTGAACCAGGGCAGTGAGCAGCGACGGGCTGCGGCTGCCCCCAGAGCCCCGGCCAGCGTGGCCCcggctgggcaggaggagcagcccgGTGCAGAGCAGGGGCCACAGCCCCGTCCTGCTCTGAGCCgtgctgggccagggcagcgGCCCCAGACAGCCAGGGAGGAACCGGGCACGTCCTGGAGGAAAGCcccaaagaagcagcagctgaacgCTGAGGGAACCCCTGACAACGacccctgggtgctgctgaaaGAGCAAGAGGAGCGTAAGAAATGTGTCATCTGCCAGGACCAGACCaagacagtgctgctgctgccctgcaggcacctgtgcctgtgccaggagtgcacagaggtgctgctgcagcaggacatcTACCAGCGCAACTGCCCCCTGTGCCGCCAGGTGATCCTGCAGACCCTCAACGTCTACCTGTGAGCCCACGGGGGGCTTGGGATGTTTTCCCAGGAGATGAGGGGCACCCCTGTCTGcacttcccagagctgccaggagcagcttccaAAGAACTGTGGATGGTGCTGGAAGGGCAGAACGCTGTGGGGTGTCTGCTGCTCACATTTGCTGCCTGACTAGGTTGTAGCTCTTGCTAGCAAGCACAGTACTGATCTCTGCAGCAAGCTGGAAGAGTTACCTGGTTTTTTGTTGACAACTTTTGCTCTTTCAGGCCTGTTGTGTTGAGCCTAGAGCAGCCTGAGATCCAAAGCAGAGTGCAGAAAAGTGCTCTGGTCTCTCCTAGCCAAAGCTGATTGAAAGGTTGAAGGCTGTGCCCTCCCGGCTGTCACAGGGGGTGGGGCAAAGCAGGggacattttttccccaaggtcTCACTAGAAGATTACCTGGCAGGCTGCATCCAGGCTTGTTTCCTCCTCCCACCATCAAAGTGGAGGAGCTctgtgggaaaagggaagagtgCCCTGTTTCTGGCAGGCTGCATCCAGGCCTGTTTCCTCCTCCCACCATCAAAGTGGAGGAGCTctgtgggaaaagggaagagtgCCCTGTTTGCAAGGCCCAGGGAGAGCAAGGAGCACACTTGAGATTTTTAGTGTTTGCTGAACCTGGCTCTCAGCTGGAGAACAGGGTTTCTGGGGTGCTTGATCACCTCAGTGGCTTTGCTTTTTGAGGGATCTCACTTGCCAGGACAGCATGGAGCTGTGATGAACTCgggctccctgcagagctcagtgttgctgctgcttccacGCATCACCTATGCAAGACTAGCAAGCACACATCAGGTTATCTGCAcggggaggctggagggagtcactcctctgcagggctggtggtGCTGCTTGGGGAACCTGAGGAGTGGTCCCCAGACAGTGTTCCCAGCCCTGACAGTACAGTAGCCCAGATTTGAGCCAAGGCTGGAGAATCCTCTCCAAAAACCACACATTTGCAGGCTAAGAGTGCCATGGAACAGGGAGGGTCACTCCAGAGCTTGCTGGCTCCtttccaggctgggctggctaGAGGGAGGAACTCtttgggaggagagggagcacCCCAAAGCCCCTGGGAGCTCACAGACattccagctccaggcacagTTTCTGCACATCCATGCTGTGGATCTGCAGTCGTGTGCTTGGAGCAGTACCGGGACCATGGATATCTTGCATTAGGGCAGGGCTGTACTGTTCTTTTGTCTTGTTGTCTGTCACCAATGTAGCTCCTTTCATTTCAAGTCCACCAAGTGCATCCCATCCAGGCTGGGGGAGGCCTGAGATGGCTCGTCCCAGCTTGGGCAACCAGCACCATTCCAAGAAattgctgggctgcaggaggcccTTGcacaaaaaagcttttccttttccagctgcttgcCTGAGGTCAGCCACACGCCACAGCCAATTTCGGCTGGAACCAGACCGGGGAGCGTCTTGGCTCTGGAGTGCAAGCCAAGAGCCTGAGGGCAGCTGGCATGGGTTTCcttctattttccttcttgATTAGCAATTTAAGCCAAaacagaaggagcagagaggcCAGACTGCTGGGAGATGCCTCTGAGCTGTAAACCTGGGCTCTAGCAAGGAACTGTCTTCTTGTTGAGTGGCTTTGCTCGGAAAGGCACCGCCAGGGCTGGTCACTCCCAGGTTTCCTGGGAGTTGGAAAGATTCCCTGGGCCGAGTGcccctgagcactgctggctgttAGAAGGGCTCTCAGCTGCTTCCACTCCACTTCAAAGGGATGCAAATCTCCCCATTGCTCAACCACTTGTCCCTGTGCCTCCCCACACACCTCCCTTGGCCATGATGGCTCTCTCCAGCCACCAACACTTGGGAGCAGCCAAGCCCTGACCAGAGAAGGGAGTGTGAGCTCAGGCTCTGCCTTGTCCCGGGCACTTGCAGAGGAGTCAGGGAGCTGCACCTGGAGTCACTCAGGACTGGGATTGTGGCCCTGCTTGTGGCCACGGGCAGCAGCATTCCCTTGGGACCAGCTCATGGATCAGGGGGTGCAATGTTCCCTACATGAGTTACAGGCTGGGGGGGAAAGGAGACCTCCCAAAAACTGCAGTTTGTTCCcttaacccttttttttttatttattattatagcAGTCACGCTTGTTTGTTTAGGGCCTGTTTGCTGTTTATAAGAGAAGGCTTTGCCTTAAGTAACTCTTTGCACTATGTACTAGATACTGAGCAGATTAAAATCTCCTTTACCAAGAGCTGGGTGCTGCCTCATTCTTGGGAAGGTTTTTGTGGAGAAATGTGTGTTTATGTCTCCTTTATCCACCCCTGGACTCCAGGGAAAGCCCTTCACTCCCCACAAAGGGTCAACATCACCTGCAGGCTCAGGGGTGTTTGCCCTcagaaaagcagtgctgtgggatACCCTGGAGTCAGGGAAAATCCAGCACCCAGGAGATGAATTTACACCCAAACCCACTCTGGGTGggcttggcagagctggcagccccCAACTCCTGCTCTGCCAACCCACAACGAGAGGCGATGGTTGAGGATGTACCCCCaccaggggacagggagaaggggcTGGGGTTTCCCAGCATGTTCCAGGCTGGCAGGAACATGCTGGGACATGTTCAttcctgttcctgcagggatcTGATGCCTCAGCATTCTGTACCAGAGTGTCCCTGGGATGGAGGCAGCACCAGGGTCTTGCCttgcagaaaagctgtggcaggCTCAGGGTTACCATGAGCAGATGCATTTGCTGCACAAGGATTTATTCCCTGGCTTAgatctgagctgctggcaggttgctttctgcttttaagCACTCTCCGCTTCCCCAGCATCCTCATAAATTGTTTGGAAAAGTGGCTCAGGGCCCTGATGGGCAGAGACTCCAGGAGTCCTGGCTTGCCCTGCAGGAGTCAGGGAGCTGCACCTGGAGTCACTCAGGACTGGGATTGTGGCCCTGCTTGTGGCCACGGGCAGCAGCATTCCCTTGGGACCAGCTCATGGATCAGGGGGTGCAATGTTCCCTACATGAGTTACAGGCTGGGGGGGAAAGGAGACCTCCCAAAAACTGCAGTTTGTTCCcttaacccttttttttttatttattattatagcAGTCACGCTTGTTTGTTTAGGGCCTGTTTGCTGTTTACAAGAGAAGGCTTTGCCTTAAGTAACTCTTTGCACTATGTACTAGATACTGAGCAGATTAAAATCTCCTTTACCAAGAGCTGGGTGCTGCCTCATTCTTGGGAAGGTTTTTGTGGAGAAATGTGTGTTTATGTCTCCTTTATCCACCCCTGGACTCCAGGGAAAGCCCTTCACTCCCCACAAAGGGTCAACATCACCTGCAGGCTCAGGGGTGTTTGCCCTcagaaaagcagtgctgtgggatACCCTGGAGTCAGGGAAAATCCAGCACCCAGGAGATGAATTTACACCCAAACCCACTCTGGGTGggcttggcagagctggcagccccCAACTCCTGCTCTGCCAACCCACAACGAGAGGCGATGGTTGAGGATGTACCCCCaccaggggacagggagaaggggcTGGGGTTTCCCAGCATGTTCCAGGCTGGCAGGAACATGCTGGGACATGTTCAttcctgttcctgcagggatcTGATGCCTCAGCATTCTGTACCAGAGTGTCCCTGGGATGGAGGCAGCACCAGGGTCTTGCCttgcagaaaagctgtggcaggCTCAGGGTTACCATGAGCAGATGCATTTGCTGCACAAGGATTTATTCCCTGGCTTAgatctgagctgctggcaggttgctttctgcttttaagCACTCTCCGCTTCCCCAGCATCCTCATAAATTGTTTGGAAAAGTGGCTCAGGGCCCTGATGGGCAGAGACTCCAGGAGTCCTGGcttgccctgctctggcaggacCATGCCAGCAAAGTGGCTCACTTTAATCAGGatggaaagcaagaaagaatggggagatgggagctgctgggagggcagagagaggcagatatttgctcaggcacagggaggagggcagtgctggcagatgGGTGATAACTGGGAGAACTGAGGCACTTCTCTTGCTCCCAGGGCATGACCCGGGGCTAGCTGGGCAGCAGAAAGGGCAGGAGGGTGGGATCAGCAGGGGAATGTTTGCCgtgccctgcacaggcaggatgctcccagcccagcaccccagcaggggatgggaagggTGTTTGGCCACCTCAGGTCACTGTGGCCGAGCTTTCCCAGCGAGGACAGGATGTGCAGGACACAGCCCTCCCCCGGGGCCATCCTGCACACTCTCGGCTCCATCTCTGCTCAAGCAGCCAGCAATTGCaggaggaaaatgcaaaaatgcaacCACCTCCCTGCTAATGGGGAAGTTCCgtgagccctgcctgccctggcacttTGGTTTTTGGCGCAGGGCAGTGCTCACAGACCACTCCAGCAGATTTGGAGTCCTCGGGGtattccctgctccagaacaTGCTTGGGAGGCTCCACATGGCTGCTGTCAGCTCATCAAAGTGCCGAGAGCCTTCCCCAAGGAGGGAGGAACGTGATGCTGCCGGGTGACCCCAGTTTAGGGGCGCTGGGGTGGTCGGCTCTGGCAGCCCGCTGAAAGCAGGAGCCCCCAGGCGCTGGGGACAATCCCATTgtcagcccagctgcagctcccccgCCCTAATGAGCGGCTCGccagagcctggggacagcaggcacGGTCTGCCTGCCAGCGGGGAGCGGGGGGACAGGCGGCAGCGCAGATGCGGCGCGGCAGGAGCGGGGATGACACCGGGccgggagggagggagcaggtgagcatcagcagcacagccacggGGGGCCTTTGGGCTGCTGCCGGCACCAGCTTGGTCTCTCATTAGTGACCCAGCGCAGGGAGCCTCATCAGCTCCCCGGACACAGCAGCGATCCTCgcagccccagggacacggAGGGGCTGAGGCTGGCGGGGACATCGAGGTCACCCAGCCTAGAGTGGCTTGCACGGTGCTGGGGGCAGCGGGGTTCCCAAAATCTCAGCGTGGGGAGACTCCACTGCCCCTCTGAGCAGCCGTGCCTGGGCTTGATCAGCACAGAGATGCTGCCACCTCATCCCTGCTCGCTGGGATGGACCTGAGTTTGGAGGAGCTGATCCTTCATCCTCTTGGACGCCTCTCCAGGACGTGAGATTCTCCCAATGACATCCCTGAAGGAGCAAGTGTCTGCTCTTCTAAATTCTAGGCTTTTAAAAGTGGTCCTTTTTTTGCCCACCCCACCCTCACGTGAGCAAGGATtgtcccctcccctgccattcccaggTTAAAGGTCTCCTCACCAGGTCAGCAGTGCTGAAGAGGTCTGGGAGTGTTCTCTGTGCTTGTCAGCGATGAGAGCTCTGGACCTGGGCTGTAACCAAACTTTTGGCTGGAGCAGGAgtccccctgctgctgccagcagtcaCCAGGCCATCCTTCACCACTGGGGACATTTCCACGCTCTGACACCCTAAGCACAGTGCAGCTGTAGGGTCTCAGAGATGATCCAGTTGATCTCTTTAATCTCTGGTGCTTGCTGACCTCTTCAGGTGACCTTGGAGTGCCAAGGACACCAGTGCTGCTCTTAAAAGAGGTgctggcatttatttttgtttctaaaaacCTACAATGCAACCACAAAAACAtcaaaagaaacaacaaaacaactcGACTGCTGCCTGTGTCAGCTGTACTGCAGCACCtgtgggctcagcctggctcttATAAAGCTTCTCACTTGCTCTGGCTGAGGGGTGCTGGCCCCTCCCtgacctgggcacagctggaacagggGCTCCAAGCTCTCCTAACTCAGAGGGAAGCTGGCAGAGCTCATCAAAAGCAGCTGGAGCTTACTAGGAACTTGTCAAAGCCTcctgtgtcttttttttccttttccttttccttttccttttcctttccttgccctcctcctcatcctccctaGGCAGCAGCAGACACCCTCACAGAGAGCCCCTGATCCCAGACAAAGTGTCCACACAACCAAGAGCATCCCCAAGGAAGTGGAGCCCAGGAACTGCTGTGCCGAACACCGagtctgcctgtgctgcctgtgctgccccacaTGGTGACAGGGACCAGGGAATGCTCCCAACCCCCACACACCTTGTCCAGAAAATTCCCTTTCCTCGTCCCCGAAATAGCCATCGATCTGCTCTGCGGCGTTGTTTgccccctgagcagctctgcttacagaaaaagccatttccaacccaaacagAGGCTTCTGCTGCAACCCGACCCCGGCGCTGGCCGAGGAGCCTGCGGGgtggctccagcagagcccctgtgccccccaAAGGTGTCACCCCTGCTAGCAGCACCTCCACAGTCCCCACGGGCTGGGCTCACCCCTCCTTCCAGCACCTCCACAGTCCCCACGGGCTGGGAGTGACCCGGGCAGGCTGCAGTGGTGCCCATGGTCTCAGTCCCGGAGCGGGGGCTcccctgggggtggcactggccctgcacaggggcacgcgggtgtccccagggctgctgccagcctgctgcagcccagctgggcagggacacgggggCTGCTCCTCCCGGTGGGCGCAGCTGAAGTCCTGGGGGCACAGATGGGGGATccggggcagggaggggtggcTGTCGGGCTGTGTGCggggctcctgggctggggagcgCTGTAGGGTCCCGCTGGCACGGCCCGGAGCAGAGCCGGTCCCAGCTGGCGCCCTGCAGCCGGCCAGGGCAGCGTCCCGAGCGCTTTAAGGGGTTCGGCCGCTGGCCAGGAGCCCCCTCCCCGGCTGGTCCCCTCGGGGATTTATTTTGGGCAAGGAATGAGGAAGCTCTTCATTCCCCTGCTAAAAATAGCGACCTTTCCCAGCGGCGGGTCACCGCTTTCACACCGGGGCGGGGGGCTCCCCTAGCCCCGTTTGGcgattgggggggggggggggggggggggggggggggggggggggggggggggggggggggggggggggggggggggggggggggggggggggggggggggggggggggggggggggggggggggggggggggggggggggggggggggggggggggggggggggggggggggggggggggggggggggggggggggggggggggggggggggggggggggggggggggggggggggggggggggggggggggggggggggggggggggggggggggggggggggggggggggggggggggggggggggggggggctgggggaggtgCCGGGGGCTGTCGCAGCGCTGCGCTCGCGGCTCCAGGACGCCGATGCCACCATCTAGCGGCTCTCGCTGGCCCTGCGGGGACATCCCGACGCGgtggctccaggcagggctgcgCAGCCCCCTCCGCCCGCCCTCGGGGGTCCCACGGCACAGGCAGGCGGCACACGCGTAGCTGAGCAGCCCTTTATtgagggagggatggggcagggccCGGCACACGCGTAGCTGAGCAGCCCTTTATtgagggagggatggggcaggacCCGCGGGACGGGCTCCCGGCCACTCAGCCCGGCTTGCCCTGCCCCTCTGCGGGTGCCCGAAATAACAGCGAGTTTATTCCTCATAGCGCTGCTGCGGGGGTGCTCCCCGGTACCCCCGATGGCAGAGGGATCGTATCTGTGCCCCGAGCGGCGCAGGGGTCCCGCTGCCCCCGCTGCCA
Proteins encoded:
- the RNF26 gene encoding RING finger protein 26, whose translation is MSRVEERTARADGSYWPFKSPPVGVPKLAAPLLAAPPPRPRRILRTGQWEPRPGGAPAADWGVRAAGHLASHLALRGRELAQRGLGAVLGCGQALGRQLCEALAIGTSLLMYLVNSLVNVCLIGTQNLFTLLAALWDSLVGPVVRATDLLAAFLAHVSSGAIAVSILLWSPCQMAFELLCSAADLFISVFFVNVYGLGLLLLIVAVSAVLFNPGLLWTLTGDLLGYFHSLPSFRRLQRDLWRLYQVAVLTLGVAMTSQPWRRLVDWILQVTDWSLQVTNWSRGGRMVNQGSEQRRAAAAPRAPASVAPAGQEEQPGAEQGPQPRPALSRAGPGQRPQTAREEPGTSWRKAPKKQQLNAEGTPDNDPWVLLKEQEERKKCVICQDQTKTVLLLPCRHLCLCQECTEVLLQQDIYQRNCPLCRQVILQTLNVYL